CTAGGGGGCCCAGCCGCCAAGGTTCATCGACGACTTTGAATGCGAGTGCGCTGGGGGGATCGCCCGCCCTCCGATCATGATTGCCGCGGATGAGCGTGCAGGTCAGATGGGCGTGTTTACTCCTCCACGCGTGGAGTGTGGATAGCGTTAGCGAGGCATGCGATTCCGGCGCGTGCAGGAAATCTCCCAGCACCACAAGTTCGCTGCAAGGATACTTCGAGAGCAGGGTATCCAGGCGTGACAAGTTGTCTGCGGTGGTGCCGTGTGGCACCGGCTGGCCAAGTGACCGGTAGGCGGCTGCTTTTCCGAAATGTGGGTCGGCGATGCATAAGGCTCTTCGGTCCGGCCAATAGAGTGCTTTACCGGCCAACAGCAACAGGCGTTCGTCCCCAATCCTTACTTCGATCTCGGTTTTCAAAGGTGCGTTTTCATGAACGATTGATGATGCCCGGTGTGTTCAGGATCTTCCCTGATCGAGTGGTGCCCGGGGCGAGATACGGTCCGAGCACCCCTTTCCTTCGGGGCCGGCCGCTTTCTCGAGATCGGCGACCATGCGCGTGATGCGATCGGCCAATTTCTCAGTGGTCGAGCTTTCTCGAAACCGTTCCACCAGCAGGGGAAAGGCGAAGGGCGTTGGTCGCTGGAGGTGCTTCCAATTGAGCTGGCTCGTTCTGATTCGCGTCAACGTTTCCTCCAGTCGTTCCAGGTCCAGTTCCTGCCGAATCACTTCGCGCTGCGCCTGGGTAAGGAGGAGGTTGCCGGGATCATACTTGCGAAAAACATCATAGAACAAACTCGACGAAGCCTGGAGCTGTCGGGTGCTCTTCGGGACACCTGGATAGCCTGCAAAAATCAGTCCGGAAATCCGGGCGATCTCGCGAAAACGACGCTGGGCGAGTTCGCTGGCGTTCAAACTCGCCAGTGAATCTTCCAACAAATGATCGGTGCTGAATGCCTCCGCAGTGAGATGCCTTTCCCAGTCTAACTCGGAGGCGGAAAGCAGTTCGACGCCGTAATCGTTGACTGCGATGGAAAAGCTGGAGGGATGATGTCTGCCCACGCGCCAGGCCAGGAGGCTGGCCAACCCGAGGTGCACGTTGCGGCCGCCATGGGGATAGAGAAATAGATGCCAGCCTTCGCGGGTCGTCAATACTTCTGCCAGGATCTTGTCCTGGGTGGGTAGCGCAGACCAGCTCTGCTGGAGCTCCAGCAGAGGTCGTATCAGCTCCATCTCGGGTCCTTCAAATCGGCCGTTCGCCGCCGCGGCGATCCGCGTCACGATCGCCTGGGAAAGCTCGGTGGAGAGCGGCATGCGGCCTCCGTTCCAGCTCGGGACGGCCGGCTTCTTTCCAGAAGCCCGGCGGACATAGGCGGTCATCTCATGGACCCTCACCAGCTCCAACAGTTTTCCTCCAAAGAGCAAATGATCCCCGGGCTTTAGGCGAGCTATGAAACCTTCCTCGACCGAGCCAAGCGCTTTTCCGGCCCCCCGACTGCCCAGATATCGGAGGGTTATGCTGGTTTCGCTGACGATGGTGCCGATGCTCATTCGATGGCGACGTGCCAACTGCACATCGGGCACCCGCCAAACCCCATTCTCGTCGGGCATCGCCCGACGGTAATCCGGATAGGCATTTAGCGAGGTGCCTCCGTGTCGCACGAATGCCAGCGCCCACTGCCACTCCTCGGCGGTGAGATCGCGGTAGGCGTAGGCTGAGCCAATCTCCCAGACCAATTCTTCGGGCACAAAGCCCCCTCCCAGCGCCACCGTGACCAGGTGTTGCACCAAAACGTCCAGTGGCTTGTGGGGAGACTCCCGGGGTTCCACCGCACCGGCCACGATGGCGTCCTGCGCCGCGACCGACTCTATCAGCTCGAGGCTGTGGGTTGGCACCAGGGTCAATCGGGACACCTGGCCCGGGGCATGTCCGGATCGGCCGGCCCGCTGCATCAGGCGCGCCACTCCCTTGGGCGAGCCGATCTGGAACACGCGTTCCACCGGAAGGAAGTCTACACCCAAGTCCAGGGTGGACGTGCAAATCACGGCCTTGAGTTTTCCCGATTTGAGCCCGAGTTCCACCCACCTTCTAAGGTCGCGATCCAGTGAGCCGTGGTGGATGGCCAACAAGCCCGCCCAATCGGGACGGGCATCCAGCAGAGCTTTGTACCATATTTCGGATTGCGAGCGCGTGTTGGTGAAGATCAGGGAGGTCTGGGTGGATTCGAGTTCGGCGACGACTTGTGGCACCATGCGCATCCCCAGATGCCCTGCCCACGGGAACCGTTCCAAGGTGAGTGGCAGCAGAGTGTCTATCAACAGGTCTTTGTGAAGGCCGCCTTGAAACAGGCGACCACCTCCCTGAGGAACCAAGACCTCGAGGGCGTGGTGGAGATTGCCCAGGGTGGCTGACAGTCCCCAGGTCTGAAGTTCGGGATTCCAGCGTCGCAGGCGGGCCATGGC
This DNA window, taken from Verrucomicrobiales bacterium, encodes the following:
- the pdeM gene encoding ligase-associated DNA damage response endonuclease PdeM, encoding MKTEIEVRIGDERLLLLAGKALYWPDRRALCIADPHFGKAAAYRSLGQPVPHGTTADNLSRLDTLLSKYPCSELVVLGDFLHAPESHASLTLSTLHAWRSKHAHLTCTLIRGNHDRRAGDPPSALAFKVVDEPWRLGPLAFRHTPTEDATHHVIAGHVHPVFQWSGKGRQSVRLPCFQLQPRLTLLPAFGEFTGGTRVERPADGLVVVTDGCQLWSIGAMAPT
- a CDS encoding ligase-associated DNA damage response DEXH box helicase, with translation MNNQLSGSTMSNQRLGLKSTIAERWLKSRGWRPFPFQQAVWDAIAGGQSGLLHASTGSGKTHAVWLGALNRWIASPPHTRPSGGTSPTPTSSRARPAASAPPLSILWITPMRALAADTERALNEPLRELDLHWTVGARTADTASGQRAKQSRRLPTVLITTPESLSLLLSRPEARESLSNLRMVIVDEWHELLGNKRGAQLQLAMARLRRWNPELQTWGLSATLGNLHHALEVLVPQGGGRLFQGGLHKDLLIDTLLPLTLERFPWAGHLGMRMVPQVVAELESTQTSLIFTNTRSQSEIWYKALLDARPDWAGLLAIHHGSLDRDLRRWVELGLKSGKLKAVICTSTLDLGVDFLPVERVFQIGSPKGVARLMQRAGRSGHAPGQVSRLTLVPTHSLELIESVAAQDAIVAGAVEPRESPHKPLDVLVQHLVTVALGGGFVPEELVWEIGSAYAYRDLTAEEWQWALAFVRHGGTSLNAYPDYRRAMPDENGVWRVPDVQLARRHRMSIGTIVSETSITLRYLGSRGAGKALGSVEEGFIARLKPGDHLLFGGKLLELVRVHEMTAYVRRASGKKPAVPSWNGGRMPLSTELSQAIVTRIAAAANGRFEGPEMELIRPLLELQQSWSALPTQDKILAEVLTTREGWHLFLYPHGGRNVHLGLASLLAWRVGRHHPSSFSIAVNDYGVELLSASELDWERHLTAEAFSTDHLLEDSLASLNASELAQRRFREIARISGLIFAGYPGVPKSTRQLQASSSLFYDVFRKYDPGNLLLTQAQREVIRQELDLERLEETLTRIRTSQLNWKHLQRPTPFAFPLLVERFRESSTTEKLADRITRMVADLEKAAGPEGKGCSDRISPRAPLDQGRS